One region of Natronorubrum aibiense genomic DNA includes:
- a CDS encoding NAD(P)/FAD-dependent oxidoreductase gives MRDVCIVGGGVAGLAASIFTARAGLDTLVIDSGGRTPPNSRTQSSDGSILERNASLENYPGFPDGVDARRYLDLTREQAQTAGTTIELGRVTRVEPVDESDLEAGFVLETEGGEPLDARRVIAASWADSEYLVPLDVGRIQRGSKHFVSVDDAGRTAVDGIYAAGRLANEPHQAIVAAGHGAKVALAVIHDSDANFYYDWVASEGYFTGRGREVPPGCEEISDEERRKRDERARERMLEAFAEPLDERPTMHPSVEQD, from the coding sequence ATGCGAGACGTCTGTATCGTCGGCGGCGGCGTCGCTGGCCTCGCCGCCTCGATTTTCACGGCGCGTGCGGGACTGGACACGCTGGTCATCGATAGCGGGGGACGAACTCCCCCGAACAGCCGGACACAGTCCAGCGACGGATCGATCCTCGAGCGCAACGCCAGCCTCGAGAACTACCCCGGCTTTCCCGACGGCGTCGACGCCCGCCGGTATCTGGACCTGACGCGCGAACAGGCCCAGACCGCAGGCACGACGATCGAACTCGGGCGCGTCACGCGCGTCGAGCCGGTTGACGAGTCCGATCTCGAGGCCGGATTCGTCCTCGAGACCGAGGGCGGCGAGCCACTCGATGCGCGGCGCGTGATCGCGGCCTCGTGGGCCGACAGCGAGTATCTCGTCCCGCTCGACGTCGGGCGCATCCAGCGCGGGAGCAAACACTTCGTCTCGGTCGACGACGCCGGCCGGACGGCCGTCGACGGCATCTACGCCGCGGGCCGACTCGCGAACGAGCCCCATCAGGCCATCGTCGCGGCCGGCCACGGCGCGAAAGTCGCGCTCGCCGTGATCCACGACTCCGACGCGAACTTCTATTACGACTGGGTCGCCTCCGAGGGCTACTTCACCGGCCGCGGGCGCGAGGTGCCGCCGGGCTGTGAGGAGATCAGCGACGAGGAACGGCGAAAGCGCGACGAACGGGCTCGAGAACGGATGCTCGAGGCGTTTGCCGAGCCGCTCGACGAACGGCCGACGATGCATCCGAGCGTCGAGCAGGACTAA
- a CDS encoding thiolase C-terminal domain-containing protein, which translates to MSNVRVAGVGLTPFGSTPERTGRDLFAEASIKAFEDSGVPRDDVDALLYGNFMGELSEHQGHQGPLMAEAAGIQAPATRYESACASSGAAVRDAVMRVRNGEDDVVLVGGAERMTNLGTAGATESLAIAADDLWEVRAGTTFPGAYALMAQAYFDEFGGEHEDLAHIAVKNHENALTNDKAQYQRAIEVADVLEAPQVSSPLGLYDACPISDGAAAVVLTSEEYADEHDLEAPVAITGTGQGGDRMALHDREHLARSPAAREAGAEAYADAGVDATDVDLAEVHDCFTIAEVLALEALDLEPIGEGITAARDGRTTADGETPINLSGGLKAKGHPVGATGASQIAEVAKLLAGTHPNSSAVEEATTGVAHNAGGTVASATVHVLEVVE; encoded by the coding sequence ATGAGTAACGTGCGTGTCGCAGGTGTCGGGTTAACGCCGTTCGGAAGTACTCCCGAACGGACCGGCCGGGACCTCTTCGCGGAAGCGAGTATCAAGGCGTTCGAAGACAGTGGCGTCCCGCGTGACGATGTCGACGCCCTCCTCTATGGCAACTTCATGGGCGAACTGTCGGAACATCAGGGCCATCAAGGGCCACTGATGGCCGAAGCCGCTGGTATCCAGGCACCGGCGACTCGCTACGAGTCTGCGTGTGCCTCGAGCGGGGCCGCGGTTCGGGACGCGGTGATGCGCGTCCGCAACGGCGAAGACGACGTCGTCCTCGTCGGCGGTGCCGAACGAATGACCAACCTCGGCACGGCGGGCGCGACGGAGTCGCTTGCGATCGCCGCGGACGACCTCTGGGAGGTCCGCGCCGGAACGACGTTCCCCGGGGCGTACGCGCTGATGGCGCAAGCGTACTTCGACGAGTTCGGCGGCGAACACGAGGATCTGGCCCACATCGCGGTCAAAAACCACGAGAACGCATTGACTAACGACAAAGCTCAGTACCAGCGCGCGATCGAGGTCGCAGACGTCCTCGAGGCCCCGCAGGTCTCGAGTCCGCTCGGCCTGTACGACGCCTGTCCGATCTCCGACGGCGCTGCGGCCGTCGTCCTCACGAGCGAGGAATACGCCGACGAACACGACCTCGAGGCACCCGTCGCGATCACGGGCACCGGACAGGGCGGCGACCGCATGGCCCTCCACGACCGCGAGCACCTCGCACGCTCACCTGCCGCCCGCGAGGCCGGCGCGGAGGCCTACGCCGACGCCGGCGTCGACGCGACTGACGTCGACCTCGCGGAGGTCCACGACTGCTTTACCATCGCCGAAGTGCTGGCGCTCGAGGCGCTCGATCTCGAGCCGATCGGCGAGGGAATCACGGCAGCTCGGGACGGTCGAACGACGGCCGACGGTGAGACGCCGATCAACCTCTCGGGCGGCCTGAAAGCGAAGGGACACCCAGTGGGTGCGACCGGCGCCTCCCAGATCGCCGAGGTCGCGAAACTGCTCGCTGGAACACATCCGAACAGTTCGGCCGTCGAAGAGGCGACGACCGGCGTTGCCCACAACGCGGGTGGGACGGTTGCCAGTGCAACGGTTCACGTGCTGGAGGTGGTCGAATGA
- a CDS encoding SRPBCC family protein, with amino-acid sequence MDRILLSTLAYRSPEEVFPYVQSFTDYPRYTDHLQEVRVHGDGGVGSVYDLRLTWWKLSYTARSKVLSIDAPHSLEWELINNLHAHGEWRVEPEPESAPDGVETASRIYFEAAYDPYSADKSVLSLPRFVSLDWVVRKVKPKLLAEAETVVERLVADIEGQQRAVELTVHEMP; translated from the coding sequence GTGGATCGAATTCTCCTCAGTACGCTCGCCTATCGCTCGCCCGAGGAGGTGTTTCCCTACGTCCAGTCGTTTACCGACTACCCGCGGTACACGGACCACTTACAAGAGGTTCGCGTCCACGGGGACGGTGGCGTCGGCTCCGTCTACGACCTCCGGCTGACGTGGTGGAAGCTCAGCTACACTGCCCGTTCGAAGGTGCTCAGCATCGACGCTCCCCACTCCCTCGAGTGGGAACTGATCAACAACCTCCACGCCCACGGCGAGTGGCGCGTCGAACCGGAGCCCGAGTCGGCTCCCGATGGGGTCGAGACGGCGAGTCGGATCTACTTCGAGGCCGCCTACGATCCGTATTCGGCCGACAAAAGCGTGCTGTCGCTGCCGCGGTTCGTCTCGCTCGATTGGGTCGTTCGGAAGGTCAAACCTAAGCTGCTGGCCGAAGCCGAGACCGTCGTCGAACGGCTAGTCGCGGATATTGAAGGCCAACAGCGAGCCGTCGAGTTGACCGTTCACGAGATGCCGTAG
- a CDS encoding competence/damage-inducible protein A → MEVAILTVGDEVLAGDIANTNAQWLAARLTDSGATVDRILTIPDDRDRIATTIDEWTTDVDAVIVTGGLGGTHDDVTADALADVFDRELVVDEAVKQDVVETVAAYRDLDPETVTAAKLDFDVEAWAALPAGSRPLLNPEGLCPGCVLESVYAFPGVPAEMQALFEQVAAEFDGETISQVAYTPQPEGTMTEAIDGVRERFDVTIGSYPATERQNRLKVTGTDPATVDAALEWLAERIKLVEDE, encoded by the coding sequence ATGGAGGTCGCCATCCTCACCGTCGGCGACGAAGTACTTGCCGGGGACATCGCGAACACGAACGCACAGTGGCTCGCGGCTCGGCTGACCGACAGCGGCGCGACCGTCGACCGAATCCTGACGATCCCGGACGACCGCGACCGCATCGCGACGACGATCGACGAGTGGACGACCGACGTCGACGCCGTGATCGTGACCGGCGGCCTCGGCGGCACCCACGACGACGTCACCGCCGACGCGCTTGCAGATGTGTTCGACCGCGAGTTGGTCGTCGACGAGGCCGTCAAGCAGGACGTCGTCGAGACCGTCGCGGCGTACCGGGACCTCGATCCCGAGACGGTTACGGCTGCAAAACTCGACTTCGACGTCGAGGCCTGGGCGGCGCTGCCCGCTGGGAGCCGACCCCTGCTAAATCCGGAGGGGCTCTGTCCCGGCTGCGTGCTCGAGAGCGTCTACGCGTTCCCGGGCGTGCCAGCGGAGATGCAGGCGCTGTTCGAGCAGGTCGCCGCGGAGTTCGATGGTGAGACGATCTCGCAAGTCGCGTACACGCCCCAGCCGGAGGGGACGATGACCGAAGCCATCGACGGCGTTCGCGAGCGGTTCGACGTGACGATCGGTAGTTATCCGGCCACGGAGCGACAAAATCGGTTGAAGGTGACTGGTACCGATCCCGCAACCGTCGACGCGGCCCTCGAGTGGCTGGCTGAGCGGATCAAACTCGTCGAAGACGAGTAG
- the coaBC gene encoding bifunctional phosphopantothenoylcysteine decarboxylase/phosphopantothenate--cysteine ligase CoaBC, which yields MLEGVNVALGVTGSIAAVKTVELAHELRRQGADVRGVMTGSAQGIVHPWAVEFATDNDVVTEITGRVEHVELCGYDGWADVFLIAPATANTVGKIAGAVDDTPVTTCATTALGADTPVVIAPAMHEPMYDHPGVLEAIDTVADWGVEFVDPRIEEGKAKIASEEAIVCDVARVAGERSLAGNQIVITTGATSEAIDPVRVLTNRSSGKMGRAVAKACYARGADVTLVHGVVGPQPVMRDGVHPNGELPYATVRPVESAAEMLEATREACEDADTLVSAAAIGDYTVAGSDEKIRSGQDLTLDLEPTPKLIDELRADHPKLPIVGFKAETSGDEAAMIEQARQTLSRAELAFVVANDASVMGADATKALFVHERDVARYEGPKAELGGEIADSIAAIVGDA from the coding sequence ATGCTCGAGGGAGTCAACGTTGCGCTCGGGGTGACGGGCTCGATCGCTGCCGTCAAGACAGTCGAACTGGCCCACGAGTTGCGACGACAGGGTGCCGACGTTCGGGGCGTAATGACCGGCAGTGCACAGGGAATTGTCCACCCCTGGGCCGTCGAGTTCGCAACTGACAACGATGTCGTCACGGAGATCACGGGACGCGTCGAACACGTCGAGCTCTGTGGATACGACGGCTGGGCCGACGTCTTCCTGATCGCGCCCGCGACGGCCAACACCGTCGGCAAGATCGCCGGGGCCGTCGACGACACCCCCGTTACGACGTGTGCCACGACCGCACTCGGTGCCGACACGCCGGTCGTCATCGCCCCCGCAATGCACGAACCGATGTACGACCACCCCGGCGTCCTCGAGGCCATCGACACCGTCGCCGACTGGGGCGTCGAGTTCGTCGACCCGCGTATCGAGGAGGGGAAAGCCAAAATCGCAAGCGAAGAGGCGATCGTCTGTGACGTCGCTCGAGTCGCCGGCGAGCGATCGCTCGCGGGCAACCAGATCGTCATCACGACCGGCGCGACGAGCGAGGCGATCGATCCCGTGCGCGTGCTGACGAACCGCTCGTCGGGAAAGATGGGCCGCGCCGTCGCGAAGGCCTGCTACGCTCGCGGAGCCGACGTGACGCTGGTCCACGGCGTCGTCGGCCCACAGCCGGTGATGCGAGACGGCGTCCACCCGAACGGCGAGCTCCCATACGCGACGGTGCGCCCCGTCGAGAGCGCCGCCGAGATGCTCGAGGCGACTCGCGAGGCCTGCGAGGACGCGGATACGCTGGTGTCGGCGGCCGCCATCGGCGACTACACCGTCGCGGGAAGCGACGAAAAGATCCGGTCGGGACAGGACCTCACGCTCGACCTCGAGCCGACACCGAAGCTCATCGACGAACTCCGAGCTGACCACCCCAAGCTGCCGATCGTCGGCTTCAAAGCCGAAACGTCGGGCGACGAAGCGGCGATGATCGAGCAGGCACGCCAGACGCTGTCGCGCGCGGAGTTGGCGTTCGTCGTCGCCAACGATGCGAGCGTCATGGGTGCGGATGCGACGAAAGCGCTGTTCGTCCACGAGCGAGACGTGGCTCGCTACGAGGGACCGAAAGCGGAGTTGGGCGGCGAAATCGCCGACTCGATCGCCGCCATCGTCGGCGACGCGTAA
- a CDS encoding M20/M25/M40 family metallo-hydrolase: MDNQRRQFLDELLETATPSGFETAGQRLWIEYVEEFVDEVRTDEYGNAVAVVEGGEPSVALTGHGDEIGFMVRDIEDDGMLRMTAIGGSDRTVSKGQHVRVHTSDGVVPGVVGQAAIHLRDADDESIDDIDEQHVDIGAADADEAAELVERGDPITFDQTVSELANDRIAARGLDNRIGIWAAAEALRRATARDLEATIYAVSTVQEEVGLQGAKMVGFDLDPDAVVAVDVTHATDAPGTPSARKTGVELGAGPVVVRGSANHPRLVDAIRDVADAADIDVQLQASGNRTGTDADAFYTSRGGIPSANIGVPNRYMHTPVEVLDLDDLDAVADLLAEFAAVAHEHEFSVNVR; encoded by the coding sequence ATGGACAACCAGCGACGACAGTTCCTCGATGAGTTGCTCGAGACCGCGACACCCTCGGGGTTCGAAACGGCGGGCCAGCGCCTGTGGATCGAGTACGTCGAGGAGTTCGTCGACGAAGTGCGAACTGACGAGTACGGAAACGCCGTCGCCGTCGTCGAGGGCGGCGAGCCGTCGGTCGCGCTGACGGGCCACGGCGACGAAATCGGCTTCATGGTGCGAGATATCGAGGACGACGGCATGCTTCGAATGACCGCGATCGGCGGCTCGGACCGAACGGTTTCGAAGGGCCAGCACGTCCGCGTCCACACTTCCGACGGCGTGGTTCCGGGTGTCGTCGGCCAGGCCGCGATTCACCTCCGCGACGCGGACGACGAGTCGATCGACGACATCGACGAGCAACACGTCGACATCGGGGCTGCCGACGCGGACGAGGCGGCAGAACTCGTCGAGCGCGGCGATCCGATCACGTTCGACCAGACGGTGTCCGAACTGGCGAACGACCGCATTGCGGCCCGCGGACTCGATAACCGAATCGGTATCTGGGCCGCGGCGGAAGCGCTCCGCCGGGCGACAGCACGCGACCTCGAGGCGACGATCTACGCCGTGTCGACGGTTCAGGAGGAAGTCGGCCTTCAGGGGGCGAAGATGGTCGGGTTCGACCTCGATCCCGACGCGGTCGTCGCGGTCGACGTGACCCACGCTACGGACGCGCCGGGAACGCCGTCGGCCCGGAAAACGGGTGTCGAACTCGGCGCGGGGCCGGTCGTCGTCCGCGGCAGTGCGAACCATCCGCGCCTCGTCGATGCTATCCGAGACGTCGCCGACGCGGCAGACATCGACGTGCAGCTACAGGCCTCGGGGAACCGAACCGGGACGGACGCCGACGCCTTTTACACCTCCCGCGGCGGGATTCCGTCGGCGAACATCGGTGTTCCAAACCGCTACATGCACACGCCCGTCGAAGTATTAGATCTCGATGATCTCGACGCCGTCGCGGACCTGCTCGCCGAATTTGCCGCCGTCGCCCACGAACACGAGTTTTCGGTCAACGTGCGATAA
- a CDS encoding Zn-ribbon domain-containing OB-fold protein translates to MTDPETGVQDAGFDDWLDATEEGDAYYLECANGHGSLPPRRVCPDCGSTDLEEVPLPETGVIETFTVTHVPTPAFEDDAPYATAVADFGPVALTGQVVGIDLDAIETGLEVALEITVSETTGKRVIGFSPV, encoded by the coding sequence ATGACGGACCCCGAAACCGGCGTGCAAGACGCCGGCTTCGACGACTGGCTCGACGCCACCGAAGAGGGCGACGCGTACTACCTCGAGTGTGCCAACGGCCACGGCTCGCTCCCGCCGCGGCGGGTCTGTCCCGACTGCGGTTCGACGGACCTCGAGGAAGTTCCGCTGCCCGAGACGGGCGTGATCGAGACGTTCACCGTCACGCACGTTCCGACGCCGGCGTTCGAAGACGACGCACCCTACGCGACGGCCGTCGCCGACTTCGGTCCCGTGGCGCTTACGGGACAGGTCGTCGGCATCGATCTCGACGCGATCGAGACCGGCCTCGAGGTCGCTCTCGAGATCACGGTTTCGGAGACGACAGGCAAGCGCGTGATCGGGTTCAGTCCGGTCTAA
- a CDS encoding DUF7344 domain-containing protein: MAQRHTTRPDDSGTLSKGEIFEVLRNQRRRYVLQYLKQDSRPVELGDLAQQVAAWEYETTPERVTPEQRKRVYTTLQQTHLPKMDQSGILLFDSDNGVIEATERTQDLSIYLEIVPGHEFAWRELYLSLGAISCALVAALWLEIYPLTMFSNLTWTGIIAVTVTTTAAVHIYHERNMRLGHGDQPPELSYGSDD, from the coding sequence GTGGCACAACGACACACCACCCGGCCGGACGACAGTGGCACGCTGTCGAAAGGCGAAATCTTCGAAGTGTTGCGAAACCAGCGACGGCGCTACGTTCTCCAGTATCTCAAACAGGACAGCCGTCCCGTCGAACTCGGCGACCTCGCCCAGCAGGTCGCCGCGTGGGAGTACGAAACGACGCCCGAACGCGTCACACCGGAACAACGAAAACGCGTCTACACGACGCTCCAGCAGACCCATCTCCCGAAGATGGATCAGTCCGGAATCCTCCTGTTCGACTCCGACAACGGTGTCATCGAGGCCACGGAGCGAACGCAGGACCTCAGTATCTATCTCGAGATCGTTCCCGGCCACGAGTTCGCCTGGCGGGAACTCTATCTTTCGCTCGGCGCGATTAGCTGTGCGCTGGTCGCCGCCCTGTGGCTCGAGATCTATCCGCTGACGATGTTCTCGAATCTGACCTGGACAGGGATCATCGCTGTGACGGTGACGACGACGGCCGCTGTACACATCTACCACGAACGCAACATGCGACTCGGCCACGGCGACCAGCCGCCGGAACTCAGCTACGGCAGCGACGACTGA